A genomic region of Palaemon carinicauda isolate YSFRI2023 chromosome 22, ASM3689809v2, whole genome shotgun sequence contains the following coding sequences:
- the LOC137616123 gene encoding C-type lectin-like, which yields MNTWSVKAALAASAALLLIRPAEALACELPYEDIGGRCLFVDPLVSDTWYNMRLFCRTLGAGGQLVKIDSANLLADIIDYINRYHFDEANYWIGATDEEIENHFQWLDGSSVPLGPPFWRYECDQYMTQRPLVDSTRNCVALDRETHYLLSDFPCMGDGMTKFSPICEAA from the exons ATGAATACGTGGTCCGTCAAAGCAG CACTAGCAGCAAGTGCAGCCTTGTTGCTTATACGTCCGGCAGAGGCGCTAG CCTGCGAGCTCCCGTACGAAGACATAGGAGGAAGGTGTCTCTTCGTGGATCCTCTGGTGTCCGACACCTGGTACAACATGAGGCTGTTCTGCAGAACTCTAGGAGCAGGGGGCCAACTCGTTAAGATCGACTCTGCCAATCTCCTGGCAGATATCATCGATTATATAAACAGATATC ATTTCGACGAAGCCAACTACTGGATCGGAGCGACAGACGAGGAAATAGAGAATCACTTCCAGTGGCTGGACGGATCTTCCGTGCCCTTGGGACCGCCCTTCTGGAGATACGAGTGCGACCAGTATATGACCCAGAGGCCCCTCGTGGACTCCACTCGTAACTGCGTCGCCCTCGACAGAGAGACCCACTACCTACTGTCGGATTTCCCCTGTATGGGCGATGGCATGACAAAGTTCAGTCCCATTTGTGAGGCAGCTTGA